The following proteins are co-located in the Chlamydiota bacterium genome:
- a CDS encoding RidA family protein — MIKTIFTQNAPQPVGPYSQAIQADQLLFLAGQIPLDPVSGELISGGVQDQTRRVIENIKAVLEAAGGELSKVVKATVFLKDLKFFDDMNKIFTEYFEKVKPARSTLQVARLPKDADVEIEVIAVI; from the coding sequence ATGATAAAAACAATTTTTACCCAAAATGCTCCTCAGCCTGTGGGGCCTTATTCTCAAGCGATTCAGGCGGATCAACTGCTGTTCCTCGCCGGGCAAATTCCTCTCGATCCTGTGTCAGGAGAGCTTATTTCTGGAGGGGTCCAAGATCAAACACGCAGGGTAATCGAGAATATTAAGGCTGTTCTCGAGGCTGCTGGAGGAGAGCTTTCAAAAGTTGTGAAGGCCACTGTTTTCCTTAAGGATTTAAAGTTTTTTGATGATATGAACAAAATTTTCACTGAGTATTTTGAAAAGGTGAAACCCGCTCGCAGCACCCTTCAAGTTGCTCGTCTCCCGAAAGATGCAGATGTTGAAATTGAGGTGATTGCGGTTATTTAA
- a CDS encoding alpha/beta hydrolase, translating into MKKFKSYIFKHRWTLEWALRLFGGRQILADYFISRIISIGVPYVDATDVFNKIRSLEDWVKLWYRLGLRREFLAKEAESKACFQTAAASWMMARALFQVAQFPFYGQTDLKEKVYKRCANAYAKAAPYLHPPAQRIEIPFHSISLPGYLRLPMTGSSERCLVIFGGIDGVKEEMHYYGDYFVHRGFSVLYFDAPGLGESWTKVKMDPNYTFLGEAIHKFLENNSQIKFKKIGLLGVSLGGNMALHIAASKWPVHSCVSISAPFCPKKYFHHLVFLVQKAAHHIVGDKTLLDLFMDKISLEGVICNIGCPLLVIGGARDTILPGEEALKIYQEATGVKKLLYYPDATHGCPEKTIEMFWKIEQWFNETMK; encoded by the coding sequence ATGAAAAAGTTTAAATCTTACATTTTTAAGCATCGTTGGACGCTAGAATGGGCACTGCGTCTTTTTGGAGGCAGGCAAATTTTAGCAGACTATTTTATCTCGCGTATCATTTCAATCGGTGTTCCTTATGTTGACGCAACGGACGTTTTTAATAAAATTCGATCCTTGGAGGATTGGGTAAAGTTATGGTATCGGTTGGGCCTACGGCGTGAGTTTTTAGCAAAAGAAGCTGAGTCAAAGGCGTGTTTTCAAACGGCTGCGGCTTCTTGGATGATGGCCCGAGCTCTTTTTCAAGTTGCTCAATTTCCCTTTTATGGTCAAACCGATTTAAAGGAGAAGGTCTATAAGCGTTGTGCTAATGCTTACGCTAAGGCAGCTCCTTATCTTCATCCTCCTGCACAAAGAATTGAAATCCCATTTCATTCAATATCACTTCCAGGTTATTTGAGGTTGCCCATGACAGGCTCCTCAGAACGGTGCCTGGTTATTTTTGGGGGAATTGATGGGGTCAAAGAAGAAATGCATTATTATGGAGACTATTTTGTCCATCGAGGGTTTTCTGTCCTTTATTTTGATGCTCCAGGTTTGGGGGAATCTTGGACTAAAGTAAAAATGGATCCAAATTATACTTTTTTAGGGGAGGCCATTCACAAGTTTTTAGAAAATAATTCCCAGATTAAATTCAAAAAAATAGGACTTTTGGGTGTTAGTCTGGGGGGAAATATGGCGCTTCACATTGCAGCAAGTAAATGGCCCGTTCATTCTTGTGTTTCAATTTCTGCTCCATTTTGCCCAAAAAAATATTTTCATCATCTTGTGTTTTTAGTTCAGAAGGCTGCTCATCACATTGTGGGAGATAAAACTCTTTTGGATCTTTTTATGGATAAAATTTCATTAGAAGGAGTGATTTGTAACATTGGTTGTCCACTCCTTGTGATCGGGGGAGCTCGTGATACCATTTTACCAGGGGAAGAGGCATTGAAGATTTATCAAGAAGCTACAGGCGTAAAAAAACTTTTATATTATCCCGATGCGACTCATGGCTGTCCTGAAAAGACAATAGAGATGTTTTGGAAAATTGAACAGTGGTTTAATGAGACGATGAAATGA